A genomic region of Gossypium hirsutum isolate 1008001.06 chromosome D01, Gossypium_hirsutum_v2.1, whole genome shotgun sequence contains the following coding sequences:
- the LOC107917675 gene encoding uncharacterized protein: MASFKVLFYLSLQVLFLVSSSGTRLFHPFSTADPALEMESKPQYKASSTDDEVEITYRFESKQFSGTDQLALAVAGKQHSKATIIEAKRPLIEEGREAIKASIQRNGGIPFESKRLSPGGPDPHHHK; encoded by the coding sequence ATGGCGAGCTTCAAAGTTTTATTCTACCTTTCCCTACAAGTTTTGTTCTTGGTTTCGAGTTCCGGTACTCGGTTGTTTCATCCGTTTTCGACTGCTGACCCGGCATTGGAAATGGAATCAAAACCACAGTATAAGGCTAGTAGTACAGATGATGAAGTAGAGATAACTTATAGGTTTGAATCCAAACAATTTTCAGGCACAGACCAGTTAGCATTGGCAGTTGCAGGCAAACAACACTCTAAAGCAACCATTATTGAAGCCAAGCGTCCATTGATCGAAGAAGGCAGGGAAGCCATTAAAGCAAGCATTCAAAGAAATGGCGGAATCCCATTCGAGTCGAAACGACTTAGTCCAGGGGGACCTGACCCTCATCATCATAAATAA